The sequence below is a genomic window from Ischnura elegans chromosome 2, ioIscEleg1.1, whole genome shotgun sequence.
gatgggagattggaacagtgtagtggggaatggaagaaggacgaatgtagttggagattatggtcttggaagtagaaatgaaagaggagaaaaattgataaatttttgtgagcgcttggagttatggattgcaaatacttggtttaaaaatcataaaagaaggttgtacacgtggaaagcacctggagatatttcaagatatcagatagattttattattgtcaatcaaaggtttaagaatagtgttaaaatggcaaaaacctacccaggagcagatgctgactctgaccacaatcttctagttactgatataagaacacgattgaagcttgttaagaaagggaggttgataaggaaatgggatgtaataaagctgaaaaatgagaagaatgaagcatataataaaaatgttgagaaaaaattggaagatgtaagacaaagtaatgaggtatcagaggaatggaataacattagggatgtaatatgggaagtcttagaagaggaagttggtgttgtacaaaaggaaagaaataggaaggaatggatcactcagagcatgatagataaaatggaggaaaggagaaagtggaaaaatgttcacactgaagaaggaaaagggcaatataggaaacttaacaatgaactacgaagattaactgataaggcaagagaggagtggatggagagagaatgcgaaaagatggaagtcctagaagaacaagggagattggaagaaatgtataaaacagctaaaaagttcacaaaaagagagccaaagaaaataagtaaacaaggaatgttaaataaatacggaaagataacaacaggtgttgaggaaaacaaaaacatatggaaagaatatgtgaaagtactatatgatagtaaagatgatcattctgagatggagctggaagaggaatgggaatgtgaagaggtgaatagaggaccaaacatactgagaagagaagtggaaaaggcaatcaaggatctcaaggaaaggaaagcaatgggatgcgatagaataccatcagaagcattaaagaacctaggtaacagtgcaatgagtcgactaacaaatttaatcaataggatatatgataccgggagctggcctgatgatctacttaaaactattctaataccaataccaaagaaatgtaatgccaaagaatgtaaagactataggacaattagtcttatatgccatgttaccaaagtaattacaaggattatattaaaaataatcgaaggaagaattaaagaaaatatgggagaagatcaatttggatttaggaagggtaaagggactcgtgatgcaataggatgcttgaggatgataggagaaagaatgatggaagtgaatagagatttgtacatttgctttattgattgggaaaaggcatttgataaggttaattggaatgtgttattgaaaattttgaaagacattggcattgattggaaagatagaagattaataaaggagatgtattgtaggcaggtagtagttataaaaattggagatgatgaaacaaaagaaattggcataggaagaggagtgaggcaagggtgctgcctttctccagagctcttcaatgtttatgcagaaaaaatgatggagaaagctttagaaaaagctagaggagttataataggaggagaaagaataaaaacaattaaatatgcagatgatcaggcagtgctggcagaaagtgaagaagatttacaacaagtgatggatgatataatggatgtggggagggaatttggaatgaacttaaacataaataaaaccaaggtgatgagaatcagcagaaaagaaggttgtgtttgtatatccttagaaggaaatatcatacagcaagtacagactttccaatatttgggaagtctggtaagatggaatggaagttgtactgaggaaataagaagaaggatatcaataggtaaaggagcgtatggaaaggtaaaagcattgttaacagcaaaaagaattccaatagagatgaggaagaggtttatgaaatgttttgtgtggagtgtagtgttgtacggatgtgaatcatggactgttaaaaagaaggaggagagatatttagaaagttttgaaatgtgggtatggagacgaatgttgaaagtgaagtggactgacagagtgaagaatgaggaagttctaagaagaataggcgaggaaagaaaattaatacatatgattcataagaggaaggcaagttggttagggcatatattaagaaggaattgtttggaacggagaataatagaagggaagatagaaggaaagagaggaagaggaagaaggaggatgggaatgttggatgatataagaagaggaagaaaatacaaagacctaaaggaggatgctcaggatagagaaagatggagagaagtccagtggaaacctgtctaaggacagtaatcactgatgatgatgatgatgacattcgtTTGCTTATCGAAATTAAGAAGTTCCTAAGCAGTCCACCCTTAATAATACCTCAATAGAacggattacactaccaaatattacgTTTTATTTATTATCTAACGAGAGTAATACAGGCTATCACCGAGTTTTACCCTTGAGCAACAAATAATTAAGTCCCTAGAGCCGTTTGAATCTTCAAATCGAATTTTGTGCCAAATTTTTTTCCgcgatttttaattttcaatgatatttataatgaaatgcTCTTTAAGCAGTTGTAGCGCACGCCCGTATTCGTCGACCAGGGTTTTACTGTATTCGTTTGCGGGGATGGAGAAAGTGATCGCAGAGACCAAATAGAGCCTTTCAACCAGCAAACGCTGACGCTCAGTCATGCAGGCTAAAAATGAATTAACCAAAAAGAGCAGAACAAGATGTAAATTTGGATATGTGACGTGTGTTTTCATCGGGGACTCTTAATTTTATATGGCTAGTATTACTGTTTTGAATTTCGGTCGTTAAATTATATTACTTGCAATAATCCTGTAATTTTATCCTCTGTAAAGTCGGCATTAAAGATTACATTTATTCTAATACGCATCGCGGAATGGACCCTCTCCTAGCGCGAGATCAGTTTCTATTCTCTGGTTATGATACGTATTCGTACGATACGCAATTAGtgctgaaaatataattattacatatagTGCGCATTACATCAAAAAATTCATTAAGGAGTAAACTTCGATAGAAATAATCCTTACCACTGAGTATTTGGCTGTTGTTTTCGCAAAGTATGGCTATAGATTCTACGATCATGCCTGTTGCGAACGGAACCATTAACTGCGACTTATTCGTGAATGTCTGTACCATATCCGCAGTATCTCTGATGCAACCGATGATCGATTCCTTTTTCCTGAAAAAAAGATGGAGTGATGATAATAATTATCGCATTCAAAGAGTCATGAAGTCAATTTTTTACTCTCTGCAAAAAACCTTTGATGATGATTGTGGTGAtgtttcaaaaacaattttctcCCATTAAAGTGATGGATATGATTCTTTAACTTGCATTTACTATGCTCATTCACCTGTCCTTGAACGATATTTTCCGTTAGACTCCCGTGTCCATAAGGTAATCGAGGGAATTATTCCATATTCTATTCaaggtttttaaaacttttcttctCTCCCACCTTTCTTAAAACTTCCTCATCATTCACACCatctatccatttgatcgtcATCACTCTTccatagcaccacatttcggaagCATCCAACCTTCTATTCTTCGCTGCTGTAATTGCCCGTGCTACAATAAAGAAGCCCCACTACCATTAAGATGCATGCCCCAAATGTATGTCCTAATCAACTGCATCCTACCTTCAACCCTTAAATATCCAACCGTAAGACTCCTTCCTCTTTTTGAGAAATTACCTCTTTGTTTGGGCTATTTAACTGACCATCATAGGTCACCTGACTGAACAAGGTGTAGAACTCCTTCATGTCTTCATGCTTACTACTGCTAAGTTTATGGCCAGATCCATAAGAGGGAAAGTATCCCTTAAAAGTATCACAATTCCAGAATTCCTGTTGTGTTTATTAATTCCGGAGAACTAGAAATTAACGTTTAGTTAAGTGAAATAATGAAACTGGATACCATTAGCAGCTCTAAACATTGGTTTGGCCCCAATGAGGAGCGCATCGACGATGACAAGAGGTGCAGTAGGCATGGATCAAACGAATCGGCAACTGCAGAAAGGCATAaagtccaagttggacgatttttctttttgcaTCTTAAATTTGTTGCCATACGTGaaactcaacgtttcctactgaAAGGAaacatgctaataacaccgagcgtagtaggaaacgttgagtcttgcacctgccaacaacttaaagaagaaaaaagaaagatcgtccaacttggacatgatgcctttctgcagatAGCGTTTCTAATAAGCAGCAGGACCCTGGTATGAAGATAGTTGAGATTGAGACGTGACTCATGTTGTGGTCGCATAGAAGCAATTGATGGTTGGAGATCATAGGAAGGGGGGATTGCGTTGGTATATGATCtgtgtttattatattattattaatattgtttggAAAATGTTATAATGTTGTTCAACCGACtagaataatttcaatatttcttaccTGCACAAATCTACGGGATCGAGGAGCTTCGTGTCGTTGGGAGTTTGTTCTGCTGCTCCTTCAAGAAATAAGGCTTCTAAATTAAACCCACCCATAATGCATTGAATCAGAAGTTCCCTTGGCAactgaaaaataacattttcaaatcaGTTATTCTTGATGTACACGCAGCGCATGTTGATAACAAATTTTATTGCCCCAATAAGTCGAATAAACGCTGGCCCCAACCGTGGGAATAAATGCAGGCTATAACCACTCTTTCATATAACCATGAAAGGCTCCTGCTTGAggagatgtatttttttccatttggagGTACGGAAGTCATTTGCCTCTCAGCATCAAACTTTTATGATTCAGACGTAACCAATCTATTTCTGCTGATTCTCTTTATTGACTCAAAAttcttcatcaaatatttttattgttagttCATCATAAAGCGCGATCACCTGTGCTAAGAAAAAACATGTTTGCTTGGGAATGCcgtttgaaataaatgtgaataaaGGCCAtgatctttttctttttattacctTGGGATTAAGAGCATATTCTAGCATGAAATAGACGTGACGAGCAAGAAACATGCAactttaaaaagaatttaaactgGTCAACCTAGATTTCGTAGTAAGTGCGCGTAAAATATCACTGTTATTTCGTTTGTTATCCTTGTAACTTACAGATCAAAAAGTCAGTACTACCACGCCACATTATTCAGTAAATATCCTATTTAACATCGTTATTTTGTAAAAACGTGAAATGCTTAAGTGATGCGATAGTTGTTTCTTCCACTCTAAAAGCACTAACgtttaaaagttataaaaagaaTGCTGGAAATCGAAgacgtgaaaattatttcaaatcagTGATCTAATTTtagagctgaaattttaattACACGATTCAATACCGCACAAAGAGAGAAAGCATATTATATATAACAtgattttggttttatttttttgagaactTTGACAGTATGTCAATTATTTGAGTTTAAATCAggtactttaaattttttcacatatGCGATTCATAGCGTACTATACCTATTTATTTGAATTGCAACTTTTTCTGGATAACTTTATGTGACTTAATTTAGCTTTATTTGACACATAGTACCAACACATCATCAAAATTGACTTAGGTTCTGCAGGGTGGCTCTAAAAAAACAAGACACACAAAATGGGTGAAAAGCAAGTATAATAGTGATAGGAAAATACCGGgggctatgcttagattgcttgagttaTTATGGGCAGAAGCCTTTAAGAGCCACTCGAAAATATCGTTCTAGAACCGTGCTGTATTTCTAGATCCAGTAGAAATGATTTAATAACGAAGGAATTGGTATTGGAATGATATGGTATTAAAGGACTCAAATGAATTCTCGGTGGAAATCGTGAGTCGAATCACCTCAACGCGTACCGTGTTTTCTTttaaacggctggcgtcctacAAACTCCGCCACTCATCTTTTGAGGCTGTTTGTGATGTAATTAATACGTCGATGTGGATTAGTGgatttttcgaaacgtcggcgctattaaaaaattcatatgaattgCTAACTAAAGAAAGGGTTCATGTTCAATTTgggcgatttttctttttttctttaagtttttgcTAGGTTTAGGACTCAAACGTTTCCTACTAAGAGGAAATGTATCAGCTCGCTTTTATTGGTGTGAcatattacctttattttaagAAACGTTGAGTTTTACCCCTGTGAAcaactaaaaggaaaaaaaagaaaattggacttggaaaaaaaaaaaaaaacttggacaTGATGATTTTCTACAGTTAGCGATCCATATGTTACCAGATGAAAAgagcgagaaaaatatttttgcaaccaATACTTACTTCGACGGCTTTCTTACATTCCCGAAACACGATTGTGGCCGGATCTGTATTGTTAGCATCACCAGGCGAGCCGCAAATCACCAGATTGGGAGATACTAATAGCAAACCTGTGATAAAAGAAAAGAGTCTAATTTCAAACTTTATTGGTAGAATATCATTTATCATTTGAAGCCAAGTTTGCGCGTTGAAGTTGACTTTCATGGTAGTTGATCAAAACTGATTATTGCTATTATCGACGCAAAAGGGTCCTAACAATGCCAATGCCATTCACGATGGCAGGGGTAACAAGCGCGggtaaaaccagtaaaattagtACAAAATCTTATCCTGACAATTTTTTCTTCCTACAAAGACTGCTTTTCAAACTCGTACACTATCAACTAAGAGTATGAGAGACATTTACAATATGAgagcataaaaaaacaataaaaaaggggGTTCGCTGTGAATCGCCAAAATACTTTCTTTCTGTATAAACTCAAGGCTGAAGTTGGACGAATCAACACGTATCATTTGCAACAAAAAGGACGAGCTAAGTGGACAATAAGCAgaggtcagtggcggatccatatGGGGGTGCGAGgacgcgccccccccccccttcaagggccgcctgtattgccaaacattgccgaaccacaattgtaacttttttttagtattgtACTGATATGAATATCCAACGAAATGATCGATGGATTCTTCTCCTCATggaaaaatctgtcaatttcgttGGTAAATCAAGTAATGGTTTCACTAGTAGATGGCCTCATTGCTACATTGGCAACGCAGGTATTCCCCTCTCCAACCCTTCCACCCCATATCCCCtctccgggtgatcgggcgtatcaattgaattattgggttccgaccccggtgtgttgtatccttcaaaggaAATCCCTCATTCATTGTCTCGATATGAGTATAATACTTTCATTGAAACTTTGATAAACTTTGCGTGTgacctaataatttttattgcaataaaattaaaggCAACTTAAGATATCTTTGGCGCCCCACCCCCTCGATTTTTTCTGTATCTGTTACTAGGAGAGGTATAGACATTATGTCAGAGGTGGGAGGATACCGGGGTCTGGGCAGAGGCAGAAACAAAATTCGGGTTCggaagataaatatttccatctccaTGTCTGGTGaggataatgaataaaattttgtcttACAATTCAGATCGAGCGAATAGCGAAATATCGAAATGTAGAGAAACGATTTCATGTTATAATTGTGATTGTGACAGCACGAAAACGATATGTGTTCTCTGAAGGTATAGTTTACTCGTTTTATTGCAATTATGGAAAGGAATAGTGTTGAAATATACTCATTATTCTAATTctattattctaaaaaataacCTGTAACTATGTTCTTTTCCTGCGCGGCTAAATGATCAATTGCCGTTAGAATAATTTGCTGGAAAACATAACTCCATGGTACGCGCCtcaatttaaaatgtaacttaCGCTTAAACGACTGTTCATCTTGGCTGCCCTCCCGTATTTTTTTCGTGTATTAATAGGTCTCCACTTGCCGGAAGAGAGGGTTTAGCGATCTGCATCTTGCCCGCGGGCCGTGGTTTTTGGTGACCCCTTCTATCAGGTTTCTCGCGAGTTGATAGTTTTTACTAGCACTGGCCTTTATTCACGCTTATGTTATCCTTTCACTGGTATGCTCGTAACCACTTCATTCACATGGAAGTTTAccttgaaaaactaaaaataattaaaattattgtcctCTTCTTCACAACCTCACAACCTTTCTCCCAACTCAATTATTTTTCCTCAGAACTAAATAGAGCACGGGAAGACTCCCTCGTTTAATTATGgtgcatatataaataaatcatcaaatttCTCACGGTATCGCTATATTTACAATACATGATGTTCGAATCGCACCGCGGCGACGGCGATCCTCCGCACTACGTCATACAAACGAAACTATCGCATCTCTAAGGTACTGATATACGACCGAGGTCAATGAACTCAAAGCAATGGATGGCTAGCGAGTGCTCGCGTCTTGTAAAATACTGCTGTACGACTCGACGCGAGCGGAAGATatgtatgcataaatttgttttgCGCAGAAAATACTTGCAATTCATCTGCAAATCTATGAATTTCACCACTGAATCAAATGGAAAAACAATAtgtatttgccggcctcggtgacggcggagtaaattcctcgcctgccaaacttgAGGTCGCAAGGTCGAGTCCCTCCTGGACAAGTTGCCCCTATCCAGTTAGATCGAttacgtgtaattgttaaatttgtttaacaccgc
It includes:
- the LOC124154368 gene encoding uncharacterized protein LOC124154368, which produces MASATRLIIFGLLLVSPNLVICGSPGDANNTDPATIVFRECKKAVELPRELLIQCIMGGFNLEALFLEGAAEQTPNDTKLLDPVDLCRKKESIIGCIRDTADMVQTFTNKSQLMVPFATGMIVESIAILCENNSQILSAFIGEDQVECMERTLKSQKCQSRLGGVEVVEESLICEFPDPRDDRFTKASICQYIFDFLGCAEEMGEMCSEVMKNAAKTLKARWPKETICSKYLP